The following are from one region of the Advenella mimigardefordensis DPN7 genome:
- the cueR gene encoding Cu(I)-responsive transcriptional regulator encodes MNIGEVSAATGVSAKMIRYYEKVGLIHAVNRSDAGYRQYTVQDQRILAFIRRARELGFSLERIKTLVGLWEDTSRHSADVRQLARQYIGELDEDIAKLQSIRNELAYLADHCHGDSRPDCPIIERLASGDGH; translated from the coding sequence ATGAATATCGGAGAAGTGTCGGCCGCCACTGGTGTGAGCGCCAAGATGATTCGCTATTATGAAAAAGTTGGTCTGATTCATGCCGTCAATCGCAGCGATGCGGGCTATCGGCAATATACGGTGCAGGACCAGCGCATACTCGCTTTCATTCGGCGGGCCCGCGAACTGGGGTTTTCACTTGAGCGTATCAAAACCCTGGTCGGTCTGTGGGAAGATACGTCGCGCCATAGCGCCGATGTGCGGCAACTGGCGCGCCAGTATATTGGCGAACTGGACGAGGACATTGCCAAATTGCAATCCATCCGCAACGAGCTGGCCTATCTGGCCGATCATTGCCATGGCGACAGCAGGCCCGACTGCCCCATTATTGAAAGGCTGGCCAGTGGAGACGGGCACTGA
- a CDS encoding helix-turn-helix transcriptional regulator, which produces MAEKHGAFRKQALGAFVRSVRDRVTPQQAGIAGGQRRRTPGLRREEVAQLCDISVTWYTWIEQGRDVSVSPAVWARLATVLQMTRAERAYLFDLADVSDPDHDSAVVSAPMASLQACVDSINAPAYILDRHWDVLAFNAALDQVFAGWMSAQAQPNLLRFIFLDAQAPGIVVDWETRANRVVAEFRADIGAYLDDGETSGLIDELLAGSPVFSHWWARQVVVEREGGLREFNHPQLGIRQFEQITFRLATQPDCKLVMLLHQRLCQDITTLR; this is translated from the coding sequence ATGGCCGAGAAACATGGAGCATTTCGCAAGCAGGCACTGGGTGCGTTCGTACGCAGCGTACGCGATCGTGTCACACCGCAACAGGCAGGGATTGCCGGTGGGCAGCGTCGTCGTACGCCGGGGCTGCGTCGTGAAGAAGTAGCGCAGTTGTGTGACATCAGCGTGACCTGGTACACCTGGATTGAACAGGGGCGCGATGTCTCTGTGTCGCCTGCAGTCTGGGCACGGCTGGCGACGGTATTGCAAATGACCCGGGCAGAGCGCGCCTATCTGTTTGACCTGGCCGATGTGAGTGATCCTGACCATGACAGCGCCGTCGTATCGGCCCCTATGGCTTCCCTGCAGGCCTGCGTCGATAGCATTAATGCACCGGCCTATATTCTGGACCGGCACTGGGACGTGCTGGCCTTTAACGCTGCGCTGGACCAAGTGTTTGCCGGCTGGATGAGCGCGCAGGCGCAGCCCAATCTGCTGCGCTTTATTTTTCTGGATGCGCAGGCGCCCGGTATTGTCGTGGATTGGGAAACCCGTGCCAATCGGGTTGTGGCGGAGTTTCGTGCCGATATCGGCGCTTATCTGGACGATGGCGAGACCTCCGGCCTGATTGACGAGCTGCTGGCGGGCAGTCCGGTGTTCAGCCACTGGTGGGCACGCCAGGTGGTGGTTGAACGTGAAGGCGGCTTGCGGGAATTCAATCACCCGCAATTGGGTATCCGACAATTTGAACAAATCACTTTTCGCCTGGCCACCCAGCCTGACTGCAAGCTGGTCATGTTGCTCCATCAAAGACTTTGCCAGGATATTACAACGCTTCGATGA
- a CDS encoding esterase-like activity of phytase family protein has protein sequence MTFRFRFSALALALGLAATSGIALAQTEVPAVLEGHAILPANSTIAAPDDAPEDLKSAGKYTTRQRVEKLASVMGKSNGRETGISLPISGQPLQGHSGIQVMKDGTVWIVTDNGSGNKANSPDSMLYLNQYSIDWKSGEFKHLKSIFLSDPDKKVPFRIVHEGTQKRYLTGSDFDTESFQIIGDTLWIGEEFGPFLIKADLDGKVQAVFETEVEGRRIQSPDHYQVATPGAPGETYKGVNLKRSKGFEGMAASPDGKFLYPLLEGAVWEGDKKAWESADGKTVLRVLEFDVAAEKWTGRSWLYPLEAGHHAIGDFNMIDATSGLIIERDNGEGTPDKACKKGEDPKTCFDDLPKFKRVYKVQFGPDNAGKAVRKVAYIDLLNIADPGKVARKPLTNGVLQFPFFTIENVDVVDSEHIVVGNDNNFPFSSSREPNKQDDNELILLKTPELIQAK, from the coding sequence ATGACATTCCGATTCCGTTTTTCAGCGCTGGCACTGGCGCTTGGTCTGGCCGCCACCAGCGGCATTGCGCTCGCACAAACCGAAGTGCCGGCCGTTCTTGAAGGGCACGCCATCCTGCCGGCCAACAGCACCATTGCGGCACCGGATGACGCCCCTGAAGACCTCAAATCTGCGGGCAAATACACCACACGCCAACGCGTTGAGAAGCTGGCATCTGTCATGGGCAAATCCAACGGTCGTGAAACCGGCATCAGTCTGCCTATTTCCGGCCAGCCACTGCAAGGCCACTCCGGCATTCAGGTCATGAAAGACGGCACCGTCTGGATCGTCACCGATAACGGTTCCGGCAACAAAGCGAACTCTCCAGATTCCATGCTGTATCTGAATCAATACTCAATCGACTGGAAATCCGGTGAGTTCAAGCATCTGAAATCCATCTTTCTGAGTGACCCTGATAAGAAAGTACCGTTTCGCATCGTTCACGAAGGTACACAGAAACGCTATCTCACCGGTTCCGACTTTGATACCGAGAGCTTTCAGATTATTGGCGACACGCTGTGGATTGGTGAAGAATTCGGCCCGTTTCTGATCAAGGCTGATCTTGATGGCAAGGTGCAGGCCGTCTTCGAAACAGAAGTCGAGGGTCGTAGAATTCAATCTCCTGATCATTATCAGGTCGCAACGCCCGGCGCACCCGGAGAAACCTATAAAGGCGTTAACCTGAAGCGCTCCAAGGGATTCGAGGGAATGGCTGCGTCTCCCGACGGCAAATTTCTGTATCCGCTGCTCGAAGGTGCGGTCTGGGAGGGCGACAAAAAAGCCTGGGAATCAGCCGATGGCAAAACTGTACTGCGCGTTCTTGAGTTTGATGTTGCTGCGGAAAAATGGACCGGACGCTCATGGCTGTATCCGTTGGAAGCCGGCCACCACGCCATTGGCGACTTCAATATGATTGATGCCACCAGCGGCCTGATCATTGAACGCGACAACGGCGAAGGCACGCCTGACAAGGCTTGCAAAAAAGGCGAAGATCCCAAAACCTGCTTCGACGATCTGCCTAAGTTCAAACGTGTTTACAAAGTGCAGTTCGGTCCTGACAATGCAGGCAAGGCTGTGCGCAAAGTCGCGTATATTGATCTGCTGAACATCGCCGATCCTGGCAAAGTGGCACGCAAGCCACTGACCAACGGCGTACTGCAGTTCCCGTTCTTTACCATTGAAAACGTTGATGTGGTCGATAGCGAGCACATCGTGGTAGGCAACGATAACAACTTCCCGTTTTCATCCAGTCGTGAACCCAACAAGCAGGATGACAATGAACTCATCCTGTTGAAAACACCTGAGCTGATACAGGCTAAATAA
- a CDS encoding OmpA family protein, with protein sequence MIIRQTRIAAVLVAGAMLAGCATQGGNTAAGTGVGAALGAGLGALIGDSSKSAGIGAGIGAIGGAIVGYNWDRIVGRVNDAGGKELGISTTKMPDGSLKVNIPEGATFDTGKYDLKPALFPVLDALAQSMNESQQLRLKSVGHTDSTGKAAFNQQLSVNRAQSVVNYLGGKGVNASRMSIEGRGPNDPIADNATAAGRAQNRRVELYLYAVK encoded by the coding sequence ATGATTATTCGTCAAACTCGAATCGCGGCAGTCCTGGTTGCTGGCGCAATGCTGGCCGGATGTGCGACGCAAGGCGGCAACACGGCGGCAGGTACTGGCGTTGGTGCTGCATTGGGTGCCGGTCTGGGCGCACTGATAGGCGATTCTTCAAAAAGCGCAGGTATTGGCGCTGGCATTGGTGCTATTGGTGGCGCCATTGTTGGCTATAACTGGGACCGTATCGTGGGTCGTGTCAATGACGCCGGCGGCAAAGAACTGGGCATCTCCACCACTAAAATGCCTGACGGTAGCCTGAAAGTGAATATTCCAGAAGGTGCAACCTTCGATACAGGCAAATATGATCTGAAGCCTGCACTGTTCCCTGTGCTTGATGCCCTGGCTCAGTCTATGAATGAAAGCCAGCAGCTGCGCCTTAAATCTGTTGGCCATACCGACAGCACCGGCAAAGCGGCATTCAACCAACAGCTTTCTGTGAATCGTGCACAAAGTGTCGTGAATTATCTGGGCGGCAAGGGTGTTAATGCCAGCCGCATGAGCATTGAAGGCCGTGGTCCCAACGATCCGATCGCCGACAATGCCACTGCTGCGGGCCGTGCCCAGAACCGTCGTGTAGAGCTGTACCTGTACGCGGTTAAATAA
- a CDS encoding acyl-CoA thioesterase, translating to MDLPNHQLTMTVLMTPDMANFSGNVHGGTILKLLDQVAYACASRYAGRYVVTLSVDQVMFRQPIHVGELVTFLASVNYTGNTSMEIGIKVVTENIRSKQIRHANSCFFTMVAVDDEGNPVQIPPRTPDNDLDMCRFEAAKMRRALRQELEARYGEIRATAGS from the coding sequence ATGGATCTGCCCAATCACCAACTTACCATGACCGTTTTGATGACGCCTGACATGGCCAATTTTTCAGGTAACGTCCACGGTGGCACGATTCTGAAACTGCTTGACCAGGTTGCCTACGCCTGTGCCAGCCGGTACGCCGGCCGCTATGTTGTGACCCTGTCGGTGGATCAGGTTATGTTCCGGCAACCCATACATGTGGGTGAACTGGTCACTTTTCTGGCCTCGGTGAACTATACGGGTAATACATCCATGGAGATCGGCATCAAAGTGGTCACCGAAAATATCCGCAGCAAGCAGATTCGTCACGCCAACAGCTGTTTTTTTACCATGGTTGCGGTAGATGACGAAGGCAATCCGGTGCAGATTCCACCTCGCACGCCCGATAATGATCTGGATATGTGCCGCTTTGAAGCAGCGAAAATGCGCCGGGCGCTGCGCCAGGAACTGGAAGCGCGCTATGGAGAAATCCGCGCGACTGCCGGCTCCTGA
- a CDS encoding NAD(P)/FAD-dependent oxidoreductase, producing MPISEHKIIIVGGGAGGLELATKLGRKFGPKHIYLVDAGVFHIWKPSLHEVASGTLDIHREGLSYAMLAKDHGFTFVPGEVDGIDRDARTIHVKPVYNEGEEVFSARDLPYDTLVLAVGSRSNFFNTPGAEEYATALDSTEQAEKFRLKFLRELIAADQRKKTDSSQSLNIAIVGGGATGVELAAELLEAGKNLGFYGINELNPENDIHITLLEGSPRILAALPEKTSAAATKLLKQRGITVKTSVLVSSVQEKSLTDSNDNQYPADLTVWAAGIKAPAFLTTLGLETNKINQIIADKTLCTSDPAIYAMGDCAQVEWEDGRYLPARAQVAHQQADYLIGELSARIKGTQSSGKPFVFKDYGSLVSVGHNKGVGSLMGVLTGKSLFVEGLLARLMYMSLHLMHHMAILGIARTGSVALGRLLLKRSTPKVKLH from the coding sequence ATGCCAATATCGGAACACAAGATCATAATAGTAGGCGGTGGCGCGGGCGGCCTGGAACTGGCAACCAAGCTCGGACGCAAGTTCGGCCCTAAACACATTTATCTGGTAGATGCAGGCGTATTCCACATCTGGAAACCATCGCTGCATGAAGTGGCATCAGGAACGCTGGACATTCACCGTGAAGGGCTGTCTTACGCCATGCTGGCCAAAGACCATGGCTTTACCTTCGTGCCAGGCGAAGTGGACGGTATCGACCGGGACGCGCGCACGATTCATGTCAAACCGGTTTACAACGAAGGTGAAGAAGTCTTTTCCGCCCGGGACCTGCCCTACGACACACTGGTGCTCGCCGTCGGCAGCCGCTCGAATTTTTTTAACACGCCGGGTGCCGAAGAGTACGCAACCGCGCTGGACTCCACGGAACAGGCCGAAAAATTTCGTCTGAAATTTCTGCGTGAGCTGATTGCGGCCGATCAGCGCAAAAAAACCGACTCCTCGCAATCGCTGAATATTGCCATTGTCGGCGGCGGGGCAACCGGCGTTGAGCTGGCAGCAGAATTGCTTGAGGCTGGAAAAAACCTGGGATTCTATGGCATCAATGAACTGAATCCTGAAAACGATATTCACATTACGCTGCTCGAAGGCAGTCCGCGCATTCTCGCGGCGCTTCCCGAAAAAACATCAGCCGCAGCGACAAAACTGCTCAAGCAACGTGGCATTACTGTCAAGACGTCGGTGCTGGTCTCCTCCGTACAGGAAAAAAGCCTCACGGACTCCAACGATAATCAGTATCCCGCCGATCTGACGGTATGGGCCGCAGGCATCAAGGCACCTGCATTCCTTACAACACTGGGTCTGGAAACCAATAAAATCAACCAGATTATTGCTGACAAAACCCTGTGCACCAGCGATCCGGCGATCTACGCCATGGGGGACTGTGCCCAGGTTGAATGGGAGGACGGCCGCTATCTGCCCGCAAGAGCGCAGGTGGCGCACCAGCAGGCAGACTATCTGATCGGTGAACTGAGCGCTCGCATAAAAGGGACGCAGAGCAGCGGCAAGCCATTCGTATTTAAGGATTACGGCTCGCTGGTGTCGGTAGGACACAACAAGGGTGTGGGCAGTCTGATGGGCGTGCTTACCGGTAAAAGCCTTTTTGTTGAAGGCTTGCTGGCACGCCTGATGTATATGAGCCTGCACTTGATGCACCACATGGCGATTCTCGGTATTGCGCGTACCGGTTCGGTGGCCCTGGGTCGGCTGCTGCTCAAACGCAGCACGCCTAAAGTCAAGTTGCACTAA
- a CDS encoding heavy metal translocating P-type ATPase, with the protein MSARTLSRNVAGLPASGADNQSQLIELSVAGMTCASCVRHVENALSAVQGVQSASVNLATERAQVRVPAGLDSALLTQAVVHAGYEAQVVSNPQQSSNTEAARREADRLALRQDLLLAALLALPVFILEMGGHLIPAFHHFVAENIGTQNSWYLQFMLTTAVLAGPGRRFFVKGIPALLRLTPDMNSLVAVGTTAAYLYSVVATFVPGWLPAGTVNVYYEAAAVIVALVLLGRYLEARAKGNTSEAIRRLAGLRAKTARVRRDGQVSEIAIDDVVVGDLIELRPGERIPVDGEVTEGNSFVDESMINGEPMPVEKTPGATVVAGTVNQNGSLSLRATGVGADTVLSQIIRMVEQAQGAKLPIQTMVDRITMWFVPAVMLIALITFAIWLFFGPQPALGFALVNAVAVLIIACPCAMGLATPTSIMVGTGRAAQLGILFRQGEALQTLMDVRVVAVDKTGTLTRGFPELSDLTVAEGFERDQVLALVAAAESRSEHPIARAIVAAAEKQNLPIAAVQNFESLTGLGLRAQVDEKQILIGSDRLMVQNRLDPAVFAAVASRLADEGKTPLYVAIDGKLAAVITVADSIRDTTPEAIAALHQQGLKVVMVSGDNRRTAEAIARQLNIDEVVAEVMPDAKSDTVRRLQQTYGPVAFVGDGINDAPALAVADVGIAIGTGTDIAMESADVVLMSGDLTHVSKAIAMSRATMRNIRQNLFWAFAYNAALIPVAAGVLYPFNGVLLSPVFAAGAMALSSVFVVTNALRLRRFAA; encoded by the coding sequence ATGAGCGCTAGAACGCTATCCCGCAATGTGGCGGGCCTTCCTGCCTCCGGGGCAGATAATCAAAGCCAGCTGATAGAACTATCCGTAGCCGGCATGACCTGCGCTTCCTGCGTGCGACATGTCGAGAACGCCTTGTCTGCAGTGCAGGGCGTACAGTCAGCCAGTGTCAACCTGGCCACCGAAAGGGCACAGGTGCGTGTGCCAGCCGGTCTGGACAGCGCCTTACTCACTCAGGCGGTGGTGCATGCCGGTTACGAGGCGCAGGTGGTGAGCAATCCCCAGCAAAGCAGCAATACCGAGGCCGCCAGGCGCGAAGCCGACAGGCTTGCATTGCGGCAGGATCTGCTGTTGGCCGCACTCCTGGCGTTACCGGTGTTCATTCTGGAGATGGGGGGGCACCTCATTCCGGCATTTCACCATTTTGTTGCTGAAAACATAGGGACACAGAACAGCTGGTATCTGCAGTTCATGCTGACGACTGCCGTGCTGGCGGGTCCGGGACGTCGTTTTTTCGTGAAGGGCATTCCTGCTTTGCTGCGCCTGACGCCCGATATGAATTCGCTGGTGGCCGTAGGTACGACCGCTGCCTATCTGTATTCCGTGGTAGCCACCTTCGTGCCTGGCTGGCTGCCTGCCGGCACCGTTAATGTGTATTACGAAGCGGCAGCGGTGATTGTTGCGCTGGTGCTGCTTGGGCGCTATCTGGAGGCCCGGGCCAAGGGCAATACATCGGAAGCCATCCGGCGGCTGGCCGGCTTGCGGGCCAAAACCGCAAGGGTAAGGCGCGATGGTCAGGTCAGTGAAATTGCCATCGACGACGTAGTGGTTGGTGATCTGATTGAACTGCGTCCGGGTGAGCGCATCCCTGTCGATGGGGAAGTGACCGAAGGCAATAGCTTTGTCGATGAATCCATGATCAATGGCGAGCCGATGCCGGTTGAAAAAACGCCCGGCGCGACGGTGGTGGCGGGCACGGTGAACCAGAACGGTTCCCTGAGTTTGCGCGCCACTGGTGTGGGTGCCGATACGGTGCTGTCGCAGATTATCCGCATGGTTGAACAGGCGCAGGGTGCCAAACTGCCGATACAGACGATGGTGGATCGCATTACCATGTGGTTTGTTCCTGCGGTCATGTTGATTGCGTTAATTACATTTGCAATATGGTTGTTCTTCGGACCACAACCGGCGCTGGGTTTTGCCCTGGTGAATGCGGTTGCTGTGCTCATCATTGCCTGCCCCTGCGCGATGGGTCTGGCAACACCCACTTCCATCATGGTGGGTACCGGCAGGGCCGCGCAACTGGGTATTTTGTTCCGACAGGGTGAAGCACTGCAGACATTGATGGATGTGCGCGTGGTCGCCGTTGATAAAACCGGCACACTCACTCGCGGCTTTCCTGAACTGTCCGACCTGACGGTGGCCGAAGGCTTTGAGCGTGACCAGGTATTGGCCCTGGTGGCTGCCGCAGAAAGCCGTTCCGAGCATCCGATAGCGCGCGCCATTGTTGCTGCTGCAGAGAAACAGAACCTGCCCATCGCTGCCGTGCAGAATTTCGAGTCCCTGACCGGACTGGGTCTGCGTGCCCAGGTGGATGAAAAACAGATTCTGATCGGCTCGGATCGACTGATGGTTCAGAACAGGCTGGATCCTGCGGTTTTTGCAGCAGTCGCCAGCAGGCTGGCCGATGAGGGCAAAACACCACTATATGTGGCGATCGACGGCAAACTGGCGGCGGTTATCACGGTTGCCGATAGCATTCGTGATACCACACCGGAAGCGATTGCGGCCTTGCATCAACAGGGACTCAAAGTGGTCATGGTGAGTGGCGATAACCGACGTACGGCCGAGGCCATTGCCAGACAGTTGAACATCGACGAGGTGGTTGCAGAAGTGATGCCCGATGCCAAGTCAGATACTGTCAGGCGCTTACAGCAAACCTACGGACCAGTCGCCTTTGTTGGTGATGGGATTAACGATGCGCCTGCATTGGCGGTTGCCGATGTCGGGATCGCGATTGGTACCGGTACCGATATTGCAATGGAGTCGGCCGATGTGGTGCTGATGTCCGGCGATCTGACGCATGTCTCCAAAGCGATTGCCATGTCGCGGGCAACCATGCGCAATATTCGGCAGAACCTGTTCTGGGCGTTTGCCTACAATGCGGCGCTGATTCCGGTTGCTGCCGGGGTGCTGTATCCGTTCAATGGCGTGTTGTTGTCGCCCGTTTTTGCGGCGGGTGCCATGGCACTGTCCAGCGTGTTCGTAGTTACCAATGCATTGCGCTTGCGCCGTTTCGCCGCGTAA
- a CDS encoding acyl-CoA dehydrogenase family protein gives MVTTTFMQPDNQVPDLENYNLFTCDPALHEALDAFSAAEAAPACSGYGERLGSKQVLQLAQRANLNEPQAAIFTRTGERQDAVTFDPAWHSLLAMLFEMGVHSAAWQNGQHVRRAALFYLHAQTEAGSLCPVTMTFAAVAALQGMPLLGQLAPLLYSCDYDGTNAPISQKRSMMIGMGMTERQGGSDVRSNTTYATAIGRAEPVYELHGHKWFFSSPMSDAHLVLAYEQEQQSCFYVPRWRPDGTRNAVHIQRLKNKLGNRSNASAEVTFDGAWALRVGELGAGVPTILRMVNQTRLDCVLGSAGLLRQGLVQAMHHARYRMTFGKRLADQPLMQSVLCDLALESEAAMWLGLALAHAVAQQNDPVQKAFLRFVAPAAKFWVCKRSIAAIAECMEVWGGNGYVEDAPLARLLREAPVNSIWEGSGNIMCLDVLRAFARDAEGAVLVLDHLADDCGADPVLAQAMAQLKQWLSEPASIQQARAREITQRLVLLVQATLLYRHAPPWMAEAFVRARFEESAGVIGASVYTDAVAILERAYQPA, from the coding sequence ATGGTCACCACGACGTTCATGCAGCCGGACAATCAGGTTCCGGATCTGGAAAACTATAATCTATTCACTTGTGATCCGGCGCTGCACGAGGCACTGGATGCATTCTCTGCTGCAGAGGCGGCGCCGGCATGCTCAGGTTATGGCGAGCGTCTGGGTTCTAAACAGGTTTTGCAACTGGCGCAGCGCGCCAACTTGAACGAACCGCAAGCGGCCATTTTTACGCGCACCGGCGAACGACAGGACGCGGTCACCTTCGATCCGGCCTGGCATTCTCTGCTGGCGATGCTGTTTGAGATGGGTGTGCATTCTGCCGCCTGGCAGAATGGCCAGCATGTGCGGCGGGCGGCCTTGTTTTATCTGCATGCACAAACCGAAGCCGGCAGCCTGTGCCCGGTCACCATGACTTTTGCGGCGGTTGCGGCGCTGCAGGGCATGCCCTTGTTAGGGCAACTGGCGCCCTTGCTATACAGTTGTGATTATGACGGCACCAATGCGCCGATTAGCCAGAAACGCAGCATGATGATTGGCATGGGCATGACCGAGAGGCAGGGCGGGTCTGATGTGCGCAGCAATACCACGTATGCCACGGCTATCGGTCGTGCAGAGCCGGTCTATGAACTGCATGGGCATAAGTGGTTCTTTTCTTCTCCCATGTCAGATGCGCATCTGGTGCTGGCTTACGAGCAGGAGCAACAAAGTTGCTTTTATGTACCGCGCTGGCGGCCGGACGGCACCCGCAATGCGGTGCATATTCAACGCTTGAAGAACAAGCTGGGCAACCGCTCCAATGCCAGTGCAGAAGTAACCTTTGACGGCGCCTGGGCGTTACGGGTCGGGGAGCTGGGTGCCGGCGTTCCTACCATCCTGCGCATGGTGAATCAGACGCGGCTCGATTGCGTACTGGGCAGCGCCGGCCTGCTGCGCCAGGGGCTGGTGCAGGCCATGCATCACGCCCGCTATCGTATGACATTTGGCAAGCGGCTGGCTGATCAGCCCCTGATGCAGTCGGTACTGTGCGATCTGGCACTTGAGAGCGAAGCGGCCATGTGGCTTGGCCTGGCGCTGGCGCATGCTGTGGCGCAGCAGAACGATCCCGTGCAGAAGGCCTTTTTGCGCTTTGTTGCGCCGGCGGCCAAGTTTTGGGTATGTAAGCGCAGTATTGCGGCCATTGCCGAATGCATGGAGGTCTGGGGTGGTAATGGCTACGTTGAAGATGCGCCGCTGGCGCGATTGCTGCGCGAGGCCCCGGTCAACTCCATCTGGGAAGGCTCTGGCAACATCATGTGCCTTGATGTTTTGCGGGCGTTTGCTCGGGATGCCGAGGGGGCGGTGCTGGTGCTGGACCATCTTGCTGATGACTGTGGCGCCGATCCGGTGCTGGCGCAGGCCATGGCGCAGTTAAAGCAATGGCTGTCGGAACCCGCCAGCATACAGCAGGCCCGCGCACGCGAAATCACGCAGCGCCTGGTGTTGCTGGTACAGGCCACGCTCCTTTATCGGCACGCGCCGCCATGGATGGCAGAGGCGTTCGTACGCGCACGTTTTGAAGAAAGCGCAGGTGTCATTGGCGCTTCCGTCTATACCGATGCGGTGGCGATATTGGAGCGGGCCTATCAACCTGCATAA